Proteins co-encoded in one Inquilinus sp. Marseille-Q2685 genomic window:
- the gloB gene encoding hydroxyacylglutathione hydrolase, giving the protein MASLRVTLIPVLKDNYAYLLEDDSTGMVAVVDPGEADPVAAKLEAKGGRLDWILNTHHHGDHVGGNHELAKRYGASIVGPAAESARIPDLDRGVAEGDHVMVGAARGSVLEVPGHTAGHIAFWFEDAGVLFCGDTLFALGCGRLLEGSPEQMWSSLLKLRALPDTTRIYCGHEYTQSNARFALTVDGANPVLQAYAEDVDDARESGAATIPAQLGREKLANPFLRADKPELQAAIGMAGADPVSVFAEIRGRKDRF; this is encoded by the coding sequence ATGGCCTCGCTTCGCGTCACGCTGATCCCCGTCCTGAAGGACAATTACGCGTATCTGCTGGAGGACGACTCGACCGGCATGGTCGCCGTGGTCGATCCCGGCGAGGCCGACCCGGTGGCGGCGAAGCTGGAGGCCAAGGGCGGGCGGCTGGACTGGATCCTGAACACCCACCATCACGGCGACCATGTCGGCGGCAACCACGAGCTGGCGAAGCGCTACGGCGCCTCGATCGTCGGGCCGGCGGCGGAATCGGCGCGCATCCCCGATCTCGACCGCGGCGTGGCGGAGGGCGACCACGTCATGGTCGGCGCTGCGCGGGGCTCCGTGCTGGAGGTGCCCGGCCACACCGCCGGCCACATCGCCTTCTGGTTCGAGGATGCCGGCGTGCTGTTCTGCGGCGACACGCTGTTCGCGCTCGGCTGTGGCCGCCTGCTGGAGGGGTCGCCGGAGCAGATGTGGTCCAGCCTGCTGAAGCTGCGGGCGCTGCCGGACACCACCCGGATCTATTGCGGCCACGAATACACCCAGTCGAATGCCCGCTTCGCCCTGACGGTCGACGGCGCCAACCCGGTGCTGCAGGCCTATGCCGAGGATGTCGACGACGCGCGCGAGAGCGGTGCGGCGACCATCCCGGCCCAGCTCGGCCGCGAGAAGCTGGCCAACCCCTTCCTGCGCGCCGACAAGCCGGAGCTGCAGGCCGCGATCGGCATGGCCGGGGCCGACCCCGTCTCCGTCTTCGCCGAGATCCGCGGCCGCAAGGACCGGTTCTGA